Proteins encoded together in one Triticum dicoccoides isolate Atlit2015 ecotype Zavitan chromosome 7B, WEW_v2.0, whole genome shotgun sequence window:
- the LOC119338126 gene encoding uncharacterized protein LOC119338126, producing the protein MASAGGRFEKSPTAEKALEAAPSVVSAGGRSGEVPTAQFHIYQPPSSLRGWPDDHDTEAALRHLGLLDFARLQLPDGIPRHDLVSNLVASYHRENCRGYAYLWGVRVSVDRKSFLSAAALQATAEHKVLPPRRRTRSTRSSSTVTCAALQFMEMWILPQFHGRDMLPSIVSAAMREVKAELAHNVDWGELIWDLVQNEILELPKRDDKNSYFGLHLLRLIWVKHPEVFGLKDKMERLARVHLDRILPQVVDNVTERIRLEFMRPKKITRFFRVQQPQVVNNLSKPVESGDEAAAGVQVRQQSVVGDEAAVVVQVQQQPVVGDEAAAVVQVQQQSMVVQSSPLATVLNNDASVGKRNSLEAALAEPGHADTHKHGVKHVKQQFQQGNQQKQTCNSNKCSVPSGSIVLNDDASVGKRDIMEAALVEPGQADAHKHGVRHVKQQFQQVNRQKWTRKRSKRRVPSGSTISSANSSRDIIGIKSEVKRVRLENQPPKELLEAEMFIQAIKVLNETLSAETIVHILQDSPPSGSPLMRGGAVVEVTK; encoded by the coding sequence ATGGCCAGCGCCGGCGGCAGGTTCGAGAAGAGCCCCACCGCCGAGAAAGCCCTAGAGGCAGCGCCGTCCGTTGTCAGCGCCGGCGGCAGGTCCGGGGAGGTCCCCACCGCCCAGTTCCACATCTACCAGCCGCCATCCTCTCTCCGCGGCTGGCCCGACGACCACGACACGGAGGCCGCCCTCCGCCACCTCGGGCTCCTCGATTTCGCGCGGCTCCAGCTCCCGGACGGCATCCCCCGGCACGACCTCGTCTCCAATCTGGTCGCCTCCTACCACCGGGAGAACTGCCGGGGCTACGCCTACCTCTGGGGCGTCCGCGTCAGTGTCGACCGCAAGTCCTTCCTCAGCGCGGCAGCCCTCCAAGCCACGGCGGAGCACAAGGTGCTCCCTCCACGGCGCAGGACGAGGAGCACAAGGAGCTCGTCCACGGTTACCTGCGCCGCCTTGCAGTTCATGGAAATGTGGATCCTCCCGCAGTTCCATGGCAGGGACATGTTGCCGTCGATTGTGTCGGCTGCGATGCGGGAGGTTAAGGCGGAGTTAGCGCATAACGTGGACTGGGGTGAGCTGATCTGGGACCTAGTACAGAATGAGATTCTCGAATTGCCAAAGAGGGATGATAAAAATTCATACTTTGGGCTGCATCTCCTGAGACTCATTTGGGTAAAGCATCCAGAGGTGTTCGGGTTGAAGGACAAGATGGAAAGACTCGCTCGGGTGCATCTTGACAGAATCTTGCCGCAGGTAGTCGACAACGTGACAGAAAGAATCCGGTTGGAGTTTATGAGACCGAAGAAGATTACGAGATTCTTCCGGGTGCAGCAGCCGCAGGTTGTCAACAACCTGTCCAAACCGGTGGAGTCTGGGGATGAAGCTGCAGCAGGTGTTCAAGTTCGACAGCAATCTGTGGTGGGGGATGAAGCTGCAGTAGTTGTTCAAGTTCAACAGCAACCCGTGGTGGGGGATGAAGCTGcagcagttgttcaagttcaacaaCAATCCATGGTGGTGCAGAGCTCACCGCTGGCCACAGTGCTGAATAATGATGCAAGCGTGGGCAAGAGGAACAGCTTGGAGGCTGCCCTGGCAGAGCCTGGGCACGCTGATACGCACAAGCATGGAGTGAAGCATGTGAAGCAGCAGTTTCAGCAGGGCAATCAACAAAAGCAGACCTGTAACAGTAACAAGTGTAGTGTACCCAGTGGATCCATAGTGCTGAATGATGATGCGAGCGTGGGCAAGAGGGACATCATGGAAGCTGCCCTGGTGGAGCCTGGGCAGGCTGATGCACACAAGCATGGAGTGAGGCATGTGAAGCAGCAGTTTCAGCAGGTCAATCGACAGAAGTGGACACGTAAGAGGAGCAAGCGTAGGGTACCCAGTGGATCAACAATCTCTTCCGCAAATAGTTCTCGTGACATTATAGGAATAAAGAGTGAGGTTAAACGTGTGCGACTGGAGAACCAACCTCCAAAGGAGTTGCTTGAAGCAGAGATGTTTATCCAGGCAATTAAGGTGCTGAACGAGACACTATCTGCAGAAACCATCGTACATATCTTGCAGGACTCTCCACCGTCTGGCTCCCCACTGATGCGGGGTGGTGCAGTAGTGGAGGTCACTAAATAG